From Panicum hallii strain FIL2 chromosome 2, PHallii_v3.1, whole genome shotgun sequence, a single genomic window includes:
- the LOC112879564 gene encoding uncharacterized protein LOC112879564 — protein sequence MRQKPGAAAMSSLPSPPTPTACSSLALIGIHRCQEGAMPSRRHRARADLSSTDAEGQDNKSSRGKQCPSVPARAECRGRGLVPFVASSGLVPRSCGHKVDKEMEIRQKKEQKSMKSRHHRLPYESMLYMLLQGGNKYQ from the exons ATGCGACAGAAGCCTGGAGCGGCGGCGATGTCTTCGCTGCCTTCGCCGCCAACACCAACGGCTTGCTCCTCGTTGGCATTAATCGGCATTCATCGATGTCAAGAGGGGGCTATGCCGAGCCGACGCCATCGGGCCCGAGCAG ATCTATCGAGCACCGACGCAGAGGGTCAAGACAACAAGAGTAGCCGGGGCAAGCAGTGCCCCAGTGTGCCTGCCCGAGCAGAGTGCCGGGGCCGAGGTCTCGTCCCGTTCGTCGCCTCGTCCGGGCTTGTCCCCCGTAGCTGTGGACACAAG gtcgACAAGGAGATGGAGATCAGGCAAAAGAAGGAGCAG AAATCTATGAAATCAAGGCATCATCGGCTTCCTTATGAGTCAATGCTATACATGCTTCTCCAAGGGGGAAATAAGTACCAATAA